Sequence from the Flavobacterium sp. TR2 genome:
TGAGAAACGGCTGTTTTTTTGAAATGCGTTTTAATTAAATGTCGCTCTTCATCGGTAGCTTCAAATTGATTGATAATGTTGTTAAGATGCATTTTCATGTGCCCTTCCTGGATGCCTGTTGTGGTTAGCGAGCGCAATGCGGCAAAATTTTGTGCTAAACCCGCAACCGCTACAATTTCCATTAATTCTGGAGCTGATGGTTTTTCTAAAATCTCTAAGCACAATTTTACTAGAGGATGTAAAGAGGTTAAGCCGCCAACAGTGCCAACTGCTAGAGGAATTTCAAGCCAAAAAGTAAAAATTCCATTCTCAATTTTGGCATGAGATAAACTGGAATATTGTCCATTTCTCGATGCATAAGCATGAACTCCCGCTTCTACAGCTCTAAAATCATTTCCTGTTGCGAGAATCACAGCATCTACGCCATTCATAATGCCTTTATTGTGTGTAACCGCTCTAAAAGGCTCAACTTCTGCTATTTGTACTGCTTGAACAAAACGTTCTGCAAATTCTTGCGGATTGGCAATATGTTTTTCTGCTAAATCTTCAATTGGGCAGGAAACTTCGGCTCTAACAAGGCAATGCGGAACATAGTTGGAAAGAATGCTCATTATAACTTCCAGCTTTTCTCCATTTTGGCATAAGTCAGAATTTTGAGCCTCTTCTTTTAAAGTAGAAGCAAATTGCTCTAAACAAGAATTGATAAAATTGGCTCCCATGCTATCTTTGGTTTCAAAAGTAGCATGAAGCTGATAGTAGTTCTCTAGTAAACTTCTTTTGTCTTTTAATTTAATATCTAAAATACCTCCGCCACGCTGCTGCATATTTTTGGTAATGCTTTGCGTTTCCGAGAAGAATTTTGGTTTAATCTCGTCAAAAAAGTGACTTAATTTTTCGGAATCTCCGCTATAAGTAAAATGAACTTGGCCAATTTTTTCGGTATTGATAATTGTAGCTTTAAAACCTCCTCTTGTCGACCAGTATTTTGCTGCTTTAGAAGCTGCTGCAACGACAGAGCTCTCTTCAATAGCCATCGGAATCGTTTTGTATTTTCCGTTGATTAAAAAGTTAGGAGCAACTCCAAGTGGGATATAAAGATTTGTAATAGTGTTTTCTATAAATTCATCATGAAGCTGCTGAAGCTTTTCGTCTGAATTCCAGTAATTTCTTATAATATTTTGCGCCTCTTCGGGATTTGAAAAATATTCATTTGCAATCCAGTTGATTTTTTCTTTTTTGGATAATTTAGAAAATCCGGCGACAGCGTTGTTCATTCTCAAGGTATTAAATAATAATGTTGCGGCAAAGATACTATTTTAAGAGTTTTGATTGCAATCTATTTCAGACATGAAAGTACGCAATCGTTATTTTTTTTAACATTTAACACTTAAAATGTGTATTATGTTTATTTTTTTTACTAAAATTGGGCTCTTTTTATATTTAAAATAATTCTAATGAATACAAGTAAATTTACTGCAGTACTTTTATTTTTAACTGCGGTTGTTTTTGGGCAGCAGAAAATAACTGTCGAAAATGTTTTTAGCGGTATTTTCCGGGCTAAAGGAATGGATGAACTGCAATCGCTAAAAAATACAAATCAATATACTGTTTTAAATGTTGATCAGGCGAGCAGAAGTATGCAGATTGATTTATACGATTTTGCGACCCTGAAAAAAGTATCGAATCTTATTGATACTAAAAATTTTAAAGAACTTGCCAACGGAATCAACAGCTATACTTTTGATGCTTCTGAAAAAAAGATCTTAATTGCTTGTAATTCTTCTAAAATATTCCGTCACTCTTTTACTGCAGATTATTTTCTCTACGATATCGCAGCAAAATCTCTGATTAAACTTGTTGATTTCCAGATTCAAGAACCAACTTTCTCACCAGACGGAACTAAAATCGCTTACGCAAGAGAAAACAATTTATATGTATACGACGTAGCATCAAAAAAATCTACTCCAATTACAACAGACGGAAAGAAAAATGCTGTTATAAACGGTATTACTGACTGGGTTTACGAAGAAGAATTTGCTTTTGTACGCGCTTTCGACTGGAGCAAAGACAGTAAAAAAGTAGCTTACATTCGTTTTGACGAAAGCCAAGTTCCTGAATTTTCAATGTCAATTTTCCATAAAGATTTATATCCGAAAACTGAAACTTTTAAATATCCTAAAGCAGGAGAGAAAAATTCAGAAGTTTCATTGCATATCTATGATGTAGCAGCAGGAGCAACAAAAAAAGTCGATTTAGGAAATTATAATGATTTCTACATTGCTAGAATGCAATGGACAAATGATGCAAATGTACTTTCTGCACAGGTTTTAAACCGCCATCAAGACAATTTAGATATATTATTTATTGATGGTAATACTGCAACTGCAAAAGTGGTTTTAAATGAAAAAGATAAAGCTTACGTAGATATAACTGATAATTTAACTTTCTTGAAAGATAACAGTTTTATTTGGACAAGCGAAAAAGACGGTTTTAATCATATTTATGTGTATGATAAAAACGGAAAACTTAAAAATCAAGTTACTAAAGGGAACTGGGAAGTGGTTTCATACTACGGTTTTGATGAAAAAACAAAAACTATTTTCTACCAATCTACAGAAAATGGTTCTATCAACAGAGATCTTTACAGAATTGGTTTAGATGGAAAAAACAAAGTGCGTTTGTCTTCAAAAACTGGAACAAGTGCAGCGACTTTCAGTCCAAATTTCCAATACTTCATTACAACGTTCTCAAGTAGTACACAGCCTACAACTTATACTTTAAACGAGGCTAAATCAGGAAAAGAAATTCAGGTTATCGAAAATAACCAGGCTCTTGCTGATAAATTGAAAGCATATGATCTTCCTTCAAAAGAATATTTTGTTTTAAAAACAGCAAAAGGAAATGAATTGAATGCGTGGATTTTAAAACCAAAAGATTTTGATCCTTCAAAAAAATACCCTGTTTTCATGTTCCAATATTCTGGTCCAGGATCTCAGCAGGTAGCAAACCAATGGAATAATTCTAATGATTACTGGTTCGCTTCATTAACACAGCAAGGTTACATCGTAGCTTGTGTTGACGGAAGAGGTACAGGATACAAAGGTGCTGATTTCAAAAAAGTGACTCAGAAAGAATTAGGAAAATACGAAGTTGAAGACCAGATTGGTGCCGCAAAAGTAATTGGAGCTTATCCTTATGTTGATGCTTCAAGAATTGGAATCTTCGGATGGAGCTACGGTGGATTTATGGCTTCTAATTGTATTTTCCAAGGAAATGATGTTTTCAAAATGGCAATTGCTGTTGCGCCAGTTACGAACTGGAGATTTTATGACAGCGTCTACACAGAAAGATATATGCAGACTCCGCAAGAAAATGCAAGCGGATACGACCAAAACTCTCCTATAAACCACGTTGATAAATTGAAAGGAAAGTTCTTGCTGATACATGGTTCTGCAGATGATAATGTTCATGTTCAAAATACCATGCAGATGATGGAAGCTTTAATTCAGGCAAATAAACAATTTGATTCTCAAATTTACCCAGATAAAGATCACGGTATTTATGGCGGAAAAACCAGAGTGCAGCTTTATACCAAAATGACCAATTTTATCAAAGAAAATTTATAATCTAGAAATATATTAAACCTAATTAAACAGAATAGTATGGGAGAAACTCAAGTAAAAACAGCGCATCCAAAAGGTCTTTGGGTATTATTTGGAACGGAGATGTGGGAGCGATTCAATTTTTATGGAATGCGCGCTTTATTGACTTTATTTCTTGTGAATTCATTATTAATGAAGGAAGAAGAAGCATCATTAATTTATGGAGGTTTCCTTGGACTTTGTTATTTGACCCCAATGCTAGGTGGTTTTGTTGCTGACCGCTATTTAGGAAACAGAAATTGTATTCTACTGGGAGGATTATTAATGGCAATAGGGCAATTGCTTTTGTTTACAAGCGGAAGTGTTTTTGAAAATAATATACCGCTAGCTAAAATTATTATGTACTCTGCATTAGGAGTAATTGTTTTTGGTAATGGATTCTTTAAACCGAATATTTCTAGTATGGTTGGAAGTTTGTATCCAAAACAAGAAAAAACAAAATTAGATAGTGCTTTTACTATTTTCTATATGGGAATTAACATCGGAGCATTTCTTGGTCAGTCAATCTGTCCATTATTAGGCGATGTTAAGGATGCAGGAGGAATTAGAGATATTCATGCTTTCAGATGGGGGTTCTTAGCGGCTTCTACTGCAATGTTGTTAGGTACAATTCTTTTTTACTTCTTAAAAAACAAATATGTAGTTTCTCCAGAAGGAAAACCATTAGGAGGATTGCCATCTAAAAATGAAGCTTCAGATTTTGAAGAAGGAGAAGCACAGCAAGCAAACTTCTCGACTAAAGCTCTTATTGGTGCGGGAATTGCATTTATTGCTTTAGGATTCTTTTTCCATTATGTGGTAGGTCAGAACTTAATTTACACGTTGATTTATTCGAGCGGTTTGGCATTAGCAGGATTAATTATCTCGGATACTTCTCTAACTAAAATTGAAAGAGATAGAATTTATGTGATTTATATCGTATCATTCTTTATTATTTTCTTTTGGGCTGCGTTTGAGCAAGCAGGTTCGTCATTGACTTTTATTGCAGATAACCAGACAGACAGACATTTCTTTGGGTGGGCAATGCCGCCTTCAATGGTTCAAATTTTTAACGGATTATTCGTTGTGGTTTTAGCAGTTCCTTTTAGTATTTTATGGGATACTTTAAGAGCTAAAGGAAAAGAGCCAATTTCGCCAGTAAAATTAGCAGTTGGTTTAGTTGTGATTTCTATTAGTTTCTTTATGATCGCAACTCAAGTTTCTTACATCGGAACTTCGGGGCTTTTATTAGTTAAATGGCTTATTTTATTATATTTCTTAAATACGTGTGCAGAATTGTGTTTGTCTCCAATTGGATTGTCATTGGTTGGTAAATTATCTCCAAAACGTTTTGCATCATTATTATACGGAGTTTTCTTTTTATCGAATGCATCAGGATATGCTTTAGGAGGAACTTTAGGTTCTATCTTGCCGGCAACAGGCGATAAATTTGCCAAAGCAAAAGAACTAGGAATCGATCTTCAGGCAGTTTTAGATAAAAAAATAACCCTTTCGGCAGACCAATTGGCTTTGTTAGATCACCATCAGATTAGTGCTCAAAATCCAATTTTTGCAGGATTTGAAATCCATAACTTATATGAATTCTTTATGGTGTTTGTTGTTCTGACTGGTATTGCTGCAATTTTATTGTTTGCTTTAACGCCACTATTGAAAAAATTAATGCACGGTGTTAGATAATTAGAATGGAAAACAATATTACTTTAGAAGAAATTCAAAATTTTGAGGGTAAGTACCCAAAACAATTGTGGTACTTATTTTTGGTTGAAATGTGGGAGCGTTTTTGTTTCTACGGAATGAGAGGAGTTTTAGCTTTTTTTATGGTAGACCAACTAGGTCTCGTTGAAGGGAAAGCAAATTTACAATACGGAGCGATTCAGGCGTTTGTTTATGCTTTTACATTTATCGGAGGAATTTTTGCAGATAAAATTTTAGGATTTAAAAAATCACTTCTTTTTGGAGGGATTGTCATGATTCTTGGAAATTTGCTTATTGCAGCTTCTCCCCATGATTTCTTTTATTATGGAATAACGCTTTCCATTATCGGTACAGGTTTTTTTAAGCCAAATGTATCTTCAATGGTAGGGGAGCTGTATCATGAAAATGACGGTCGCCGAGATGCGGGTTACGGATTGTTTTATGCCGGAATTAATATAGGAGGAATGCTTGGTGGAGCAATTCCTATTTATTTAGGTAAAAACTATTCTTGGAGCCTTTGTTTTCTTTCAGCTGCAATTGTTATGATTATAGGGGTTATAACTTTCCTTCTGACTAAAAAACATTTAGCGCCAATTGGAAATTCTCCGTTAGAAAATCATGCGCCTAAAAAACGTAATCTTTACGAGATAGCAGTTTATGTAGGATCCTTTGTTGTTATTCCGTTAGTGTATATAATGGTTATCAATTCTGATTTTACAGAGTACTTTATGTATACTATGGGAATAGTAGCATTGGCGTATTTTGCATATGAACTGATAATGTTAAAGGATGGAAAGCAGCAGCGAAAACTTTTGGCCGCATTTGTATTCATTTTTGGCTATTTTATGTTTATGGCAATTTCTGAGCAATCAGGAGGTTCGCTATCATTGTTTGCAAAAGATAATCTATCAAACAAATTGCTATTTTTTCATATTGATCCAAATGTGGTAAACAATAGTATCAACTCATTATATGTTGTTATTTTTAGTCCATTAGTAGGATTGTTGTGGATATTTATGGCAAAGCGAAAAATTGAACCGAATACTGTTATTAAGTTTGGTTTATCATTTGTTTTGCTTGCAGCAGGTTTCTTTATTTTTTATACAGCTAGATTTTTTGTAAACAAAGACGGGTTGAGTTCTCTTGACGTTTTTGCTTTAGGATATCTTGTATATACACTTGGAGAATTGTGTATCGGTCCGATTGGGATGTCGGTAATCACTAAATTATCACCGAAAAGATTGTTCGGGATGATGATGGGATTATGGTTCTTGTCAAGTGCCTTCGGTCAGTTTGCGGCAGGAAAATTAGGAGCTGAAATATCTGATGCCAATACTGGAACTACATTAATGTCTAAGCTTATTGCCTATACTGATGGATATTATCAATTGGCCGTTTATTCTCTAATTGCTGGTATCATTCTAATTGTTGCAACTCCGTTAATCAGAAGATTAATGCAAGAAGTTAAATAATTATATCGTAATTAGTTTTTGCATAAATTTGTATAAAATTCCCATTATGAAAAAAATAATACTTATTGCTTTGTTTTTAATCGGTGCGGCAAATATGCAGGCACAAGAGTTGAAATGGTATACAGATGTTAGAGAAGCAATTACGGTGAGTAATAAGGAACAGAAGCCTTTGCTGATGTTTTTCACAGGCAGTGATTGGTGTGGATGGTGTATTCGTCTGCAAAATGAAGTTTTGAAAACTGCGGAGTTTAAGAAATGGGCGACAGATAATGTTGTTTTAGTCGAATTAGATTATCCAAGAGCTGTTGCACAGACTCCTGAGCTTAAAAATCAGAATAACGAATTACAGCAAGCTTTTGGTATTCAGGGATTTCCAACGGTTTATTTTACAAGTGCAGAAACTAAGGATGGTAAAGTGAATTTTAAAGGTCTCGGTAAAACAGGATATGTTGCGGGTGGTCCCTCAGCTTGGCTAACGGTGGCTGAAAGTATCGTGCATCCAAAAAAAATATAAATTTTTAGATAATAAATTGAAAAGCCTCTTACATAGTAAGGGGCTTTTTTTTGTTTAGTAGGAAAAATTCTTTATAAATGTTCTTTTAAATTGAATATTTTGTATTTTATTGCGGATAAAAAAACACATAATTTATTTTTTGTATTAATATAATTTGGATAATTAAAATATAATGTTAATTTCGTCTCGCTAATCTAACCAAAACCAATTTATATGACTAAAAAATTACTTTTCCTACTGTTTTTTTTAGGTTCATTTATGACGCAAGCACAAAACTTAGCATGGAGAACAAACATGACAGATGCTATTGCTATAAGCAATGACCAAAAAAAACCAATGTTGATTTTATTCACTGCCTCAGGTGTACCAGAAAATCTTCAAAACGAAATCTTTAAAACGCCCGATTTTGCTGTTTGGTCACGAGACAACGTGGTCTTAGTAAAATTAGATTTGTCTGATATGAATGCTTCAGATAGCGATCGAGAACAAAATGTGAAATTGAAAAATGCATTTGGTGTTCAAGATCTTCCAGAAGTATGTTTTGCAATGGCGTCGGTAAGAAAAAACAAAACGACATTTAGCGCTTTAGGAAAAATAGCCTACAAACCTGGAGGAGCAAAAGCTTGGATTGCAGAATCAAATGCAATTTTACATCCAGCAGAATAGTAAACGATTTCATTCGACTTTTATTTTAATTTTTTTTAGTCCTCTTCTATTTCTAATAGGAGGGGATTTTTTTATTCTTAAGAAGGCTATCAAGAATTTGATTATTTTAAATAATGTTTGTTTTGCATTTATTAAAAAAAGGCCCATATATTGTCAATTTGATTTTAATGCTTATAAGTTGATTTTTAATTGCTTAAAATTTTTATTTGATTCTTTTTTTGTATTATTTTAGTTTTATTAACATAATCAAAACCAAAATTATATGCCAAAAAATCTACTTATCCTATTGCTTTTTTTTAGCCCATTTTATATGAACTCCCAAAATATAATCTGGAAAACCGATATCAATGATGCTGTAACTGCAAGTGCAGAAAAAAGAAAGCCTTTATTGATTTTCTTTACAGCTCAAGGCGTAAGCTCTCAGCTGCAAAATGAAATTTTTGCTACTCGCGAGTTTGAAGAATGGTCGCGCAAAAATGTTATTTTGGTGAAACTTGATCTTTCTGATTCTTCCATTTCTGATGCTGCTAAAGAGCAAAATCTAATGTTAAAGAATGCTTTTGGTATAGAGGACATTCCTCAGGTATGTTTTTCTGAGGTAACCGTCAGAAAAGGGAAAACCAATTTTAATAAATTAGGGCTTATTGCCTACACAAGTTCTGGCGTTAAAACCTGGATTTCTGAATCCAATTCAATTTTAAACCCAGAATAAAATTATAATTGATAGTATCCCTTTTCTTTTGTCGAATGAAAGGGGATGTTTTTTTTGAGACAGCTGTTTTTCCAGCATTTCTGTATAGAATTGGAATTAGAGCCATCAGCTATGACAATTTTTGGATGAATATCTTGCAGTACCCGATCCAGATTTATTTTTGAAGTCTGCGTAAGAATTAAAATGTCTGGCTTGATTTTCTTGGAAAAAGTTTTCGTACTGTCAATGATTAAAATTTTGGTGTTTTTAAAGTAAAGCACATTTTTAACCTCTTTAATTGCAGACAAGGTGATTGAATTTCCAACAAGATACGAATTTATATTCTTTTTATTGACTTCTTTATGATTGCTGTCTCTGCTGTAAAGTATAAAGTTTCTTCCTAATCGCTCAGAAATAAGCGTGCTGTTTTTTTCATTGTAAACAATCAGCTCTTCTTCATTTTCAGTTTCAATTTTACTTAAAATAAAAGCAAGCTGAATTGTAATAATTGAGACCAATACCAATATTAATTTGTTGAAGCTTGGTTTTTTAATCCAAATTATAGAGTCAATAATAAAGAATGTGAAGGCAACTAAATGATAAAAATTAAAGCTTATGTCTCGTATAACGAAAGCATCTGCAGAAGCAACTGCATGAACCATAAGATTTAGCAAATAAATGCTTTTTTCAAAAACCATTGTAAGAAGTAATGGAGGGCTGGCAAAAATTGCAATAATTATGATCACAATGCCAGCAATCATAATAAAGGATAAAACAGGAAGTATAATAATATTTGTGACAAAAAATAAGCCCGGAAATTGATGGAAATAGTAAAGGCATAAAGGCAAAGTGCCAATTTGTGCGGCAAAAGAAACCGTAAGGGCTTCCCAAATATAAACTGTTAACTTGTATTTTGGCTTATAGATGTTTTTTAAAATCGGTTGCAGCCAAAGAATAAAAAATAATGCGACGTAGCTTAATTGAAAACCAACATCAAATAAAAAATACGGTTCAAAAAGTAATATCAGTAAAATTGAAACCAATAAAGTGTGATATATATTGCCATTTCGACGTAAATGATTTCCGATTGCAAGAAATGAAAACATAACCACAGATCTCAAAACCGATGGGGATAGGCCAGAAATTATGGCGAAACCAGCCAAGGAAATTAGAATTGATGCTAGTTTTAAAAAAGAGCCTTTTCTTGTATTTGGAATTGGCTTCAGTATAAAGGTTATAAAAAACATTATAAAGCCAACATGAAGACCTGAAACAGATAAAATGTGCGTTGCTCCAGAATATTGATAATCCTGAATAATATCTTGCGAAATCTCCTGCTGCTGTCCTAAAATTAATGCTAGGGCAACATTCATTTCGGCTTTATTGAATTTTGATTTTTCAAGATTGGAAATTATTCTCGAATGCAATTGAGCACAATAATACCAAATGTCTTTTTGAATGGTTTTACTTACCGAAATTTCCTTTTTCTGGCAATAAATCTGCGCATAAATCTGCTTGTTTGCCAAATATTTGCCGTAATCAAATTGATTGGGATTTTTACTAGGTTTGTTTTGCTGTAAAATCGTTTTAATTTTAAGTCTGTTTCCTATTATCAAGTGGTTTTTTATGCTGTCTTTCTGAATGTTTATGATAATTTTTCCCGAATAGGACTTTCCTGATATCGTTTTTACCAGACCAATATATCGGTCGCTATAATCGTTGCTTTTTAGTTTTTCCCTTAAAATTAATATTACTGATTGAGGATTTTTAAAAGCTATTTTGCAATGTGTGTAGTTGCTTTTTTGAAGGCTTTCGGTATGGCATAAAAGTGTTAATGCTCCAATGCAGAAAGACAGAATATAACTCAAACTTCCAAATAAGATTGATTTTTTACTGTGCTTTAAGCTCCAAAAAAAGTCTGCGCAGAATGCTATAAAGCTAACCAAAACTGAAATGGCAATGACATGATCAGAAAAATGCAGATAATACGAAGCAATTACCCCGAGTATAAAGGCAATTGTAATTTTTGCTAACGGAAAATCTAATACTTTCATGGTTTAAAAGTATTAAATATTTGTAAGAAAAATAATAAAAAAAATATTATTTTACGGAATAACTCTATTGACTTGTTCGAAAGAGTTTTTATAGTAAGGCTCTTTGGTAGAAGAAATGATTACTCCTTTTGATGTAGACGAATGCACAAATTTTATTTCATCAGAATTGACTTCTGTGATTAATCCGACATGATTAATTTGTCTGCTTTTGTTAGTTTTAAAGAAAATTAAATCGCCTTTTTTTGCATCGGTTAACGGAATGACTTTTCCAATTTTTGCTTGTTCATAAGAGCTTCTTGGAAGTGAGATATTTTCACTTTCAAAAGTAGTGTAAACCAATCCAGAACAGTCAAAACCGCTTTTTGTAGTTCCTCCTGCTTTATAGCGAACCCCAATATTGTCAGTTGCTTTTTCGACAAGATGGTTAACCAAAGTTTTGCTTTCTCTTTTAGATTCGTTTTTGTTTGCAACAGAAGAAGTTGACTTACAAGAAGTAAAAGCAATGGCTACAAGCAAAAAAAGGAGTATTCTTTTCAAAATAGATTAATTAGTTTGTTTTAAATCGGCAACAATAAGTTTCGCGGTGTTTTTACTCGCGCCCACTCCGCCTAACTTTTGTTCTAATATATCGTAATTTTGCAGCACTTTATTGCGATGACTAGGCTCTAATAATTTTTGAAGTTCTTCTTTAATTCTTTTTTTATTGCAATCACCCTGAATCAATTCGGTTACCACTTCTTGATCCATGATTAAATTTACAAGAGAAATGTATTTTAGGGTAATAATTCGTTTAGCAATCTGATACGAAACTTCGCTTCCTTTATAGCAAACCACTTCGGGCACTTTAAAAAGCGCAGTTTCAAGAGTTGCCGTTCCAGAAGTTACTAGTGCAGCTGTCGAAGAACGCAATAAATCGTACGTTTTATTCGAAACAAATGCGACGTTTTTATTTTTTAAAAATTGCTGATAGAATTCGTATTCCTGACTTGGAGCACCTGCAATTACAAATTCGTAATCCTGAAAATCATCAACAACACTCAGCATTACGCTTAGCATTTTAGTAATTTCCTGTTTGCGGCTTCCAGGCAGGACAGCGATAATTGGTTTTTCGCCAAGATTATTTTCTTTTCTAAATAATGCTTCGTCAAAAGCAGGCTGATTCTGAATGGCATCAATAAGCGGATGTCCAACAAAATCGACAGGGAAATGATGCTTGTCCTCGTAAAAACTTTTTTCAAAAGGCAGAATCACATACATTTTATCAACGTCTTGTTTGATCGCTTTAATTCGATTTTCTTTCCAAGCCCAAATTTGAGGAGAAATGTAATAATGTGTTTTATAGCCCAGTTCTTTTGCCCATTTAGCAATTCGCATATTAAAACCCGGATAATCAATAAAAATAATCACATCTGGCTGAAACTCCGTGATGTCTTTTTTACAGATTTTAATATTGTTTAAAATGGTTTTTAAGTTGAAAACCACTTCAATAAAGCCCATAAAAGCCAAGTCGCGATAGTGTTTTACGAGAGTTCCGCCTGCTTTCTGCATTAAGTCTCCGCCCCAAAATCTAATTTCTGCTTCTGGATCTTCAATATATAATGCCTTCATTAAGTTGGAACCGTGTAAATCTCCAGAGGCTTCTCCTGCAATTATGTAATACTTCATGTTGGTTTTTTTGTAAATGTGCTAAAGTTGTAACTACTAAAGGGAACTTAGCAAAGATAAGATTTAAATAACTAATGTAGAAATGGCCAGTACAATCACGGCCAAAATTACGCCTCGAGCCATGAATTCTTTGTTTCTTTTTAAAAGAATAGCAAATACACCAAGATCTAAAAGTGTGCCTATGGTAATTATTTTTCCAAGATAACCGTATTCCCGAATCATTTTAAATCCAGATGAAATGTCAAATGTGGTAAAAAAGGTGATAAACAGATAGCTTCCTAGGAGAGCTGTAAAAATTCCGATTAAAAAACCAATTAGTATTTCTTTAGTCATTTAATTTCCAAGTATTAAGTTGTTGGATAGAATGGTGGGCAGTCAAGTCAAATTGCACGGGAACTACAGAAATGTATCCGTTTGCCAGAGCCCATTCGTCGGTATCTTCTCCTTTATCTTCGTTTACAAATTTTCCTGCAAGCCAGTAATAATCTTTTCCAAAAGGGGTTTGTCTTTTATCAAATTTCTGTGCGTAGTAAGCTTTCGCTTGACGGCAAACTTTAATTCCTTTAATTTCAGATTCTTTTAATTTTGGAAAATTCACGTTTAAAACAACCCCCGGCGGCAGTTTATTGGCCAGAGTTTCTAATGTGATTTTTTTTACGAAAGATTTAATCTGTTCAAAATCAGCATTCCAATCAAAATCCAAAAGAGAAAAACCAATTGCCTGAATGCCCTCGATTCCTGCCTCTACTGCCGCACTCATGGTTCCGGAGTAAATAACATTGATAGAAGAATTAGATCCGTGGTTGATTCCCGAAACGCATAAATCGGGTTTGCGCTTTAAGATTTCGTTTACTGCCAGTTTTACACAATCTACAGGAGTTCCAGAACAGCTGTACTCTGCAATTGTGTCATTTTCTTTAGAAATTTTATCGATGAATAAAGTGTTGTTGACTGTAATCGCGTGCCCCATCGCGCTTTGGGGTTTGTCTGGCGCAACGACAATGACATCGCCAATCGTTTCCATGACGCTGATGAGGGCTCTAATTCCGGGAGCCAAAATACCATCATCGTTGGTCACTAATATAAGTGGTTTTTCAGCTTTCATATAATAAATATTATGTGTAATTTTAACAATTGTAAGATTTTAAAAACAAATTTAGTCACAGATTCTTTAGGATAAGCCACAAATACTGCAAAATTTGTCAACTAAGGTAAA
This genomic interval carries:
- a CDS encoding thioredoxin family protein, which codes for MKKIILIALFLIGAANMQAQELKWYTDVREAITVSNKEQKPLLMFFTGSDWCGWCIRLQNEVLKTAEFKKWATDNVVLVELDYPRAVAQTPELKNQNNELQQAFGIQGFPTVYFTSAETKDGKVNFKGLGKTGYVAGGPSAWLTVAESIVHPKKI
- a CDS encoding thioredoxin family protein, producing MTKKLLFLLFFLGSFMTQAQNLAWRTNMTDAIAISNDQKKPMLILFTASGVPENLQNEIFKTPDFAVWSRDNVVLVKLDLSDMNASDSDREQNVKLKNAFGVQDLPEVCFAMASVRKNKTTFSALGKIAYKPGGAKAWIAESNAILHPAE
- a CDS encoding thioredoxin family protein; the encoded protein is MPKNLLILLLFFSPFYMNSQNIIWKTDINDAVTASAEKRKPLLIFFTAQGVSSQLQNEIFATREFEEWSRKNVILVKLDLSDSSISDAAKEQNLMLKNAFGIEDIPQVCFSEVTVRKGKTNFNKLGLIAYTSSGVKTWISESNSILNPE
- a CDS encoding ComEC/Rec2 family competence protein encodes the protein MKVLDFPLAKITIAFILGVIASYYLHFSDHVIAISVLVSFIAFCADFFWSLKHSKKSILFGSLSYILSFCIGALTLLCHTESLQKSNYTHCKIAFKNPQSVILILREKLKSNDYSDRYIGLVKTISGKSYSGKIIINIQKDSIKNHLIIGNRLKIKTILQQNKPSKNPNQFDYGKYLANKQIYAQIYCQKKEISVSKTIQKDIWYYCAQLHSRIISNLEKSKFNKAEMNVALALILGQQQEISQDIIQDYQYSGATHILSVSGLHVGFIMFFITFILKPIPNTRKGSFLKLASILISLAGFAIISGLSPSVLRSVVMFSFLAIGNHLRRNGNIYHTLLVSILLILLFEPYFLFDVGFQLSYVALFFILWLQPILKNIYKPKYKLTVYIWEALTVSFAAQIGTLPLCLYYFHQFPGLFFVTNIIILPVLSFIMIAGIVIIIIAIFASPPLLLTMVFEKSIYLLNLMVHAVASADAFVIRDISFNFYHLVAFTFFIIDSIIWIKKPSFNKLILVLVSIITIQLAFILSKIETENEEELIVYNEKNSTLISERLGRNFILYSRDSNHKEVNKKNINSYLVGNSITLSAIKEVKNVLYFKNTKILIIDSTKTFSKKIKPDILILTQTSKINLDRVLQDIHPKIVIADGSNSNSIQKCWKNSCLKKNIPFHSTKEKGYYQL
- a CDS encoding C40 family peptidase, which encodes MKRILLFLLVAIAFTSCKSTSSVANKNESKRESKTLVNHLVEKATDNIGVRYKAGGTTKSGFDCSGLVYTTFESENISLPRSSYEQAKIGKVIPLTDAKKGDLIFFKTNKSRQINHVGLITEVNSDEIKFVHSSTSKGVIISSTKEPYYKNSFEQVNRVIP
- the lpxB gene encoding lipid-A-disaccharide synthase — translated: MKYYIIAGEASGDLHGSNLMKALYIEDPEAEIRFWGGDLMQKAGGTLVKHYRDLAFMGFIEVVFNLKTILNNIKICKKDITEFQPDVIIFIDYPGFNMRIAKWAKELGYKTHYYISPQIWAWKENRIKAIKQDVDKMYVILPFEKSFYEDKHHFPVDFVGHPLIDAIQNQPAFDEALFRKENNLGEKPIIAVLPGSRKQEITKMLSVMLSVVDDFQDYEFVIAGAPSQEYEFYQQFLKNKNVAFVSNKTYDLLRSSTAALVTSGTATLETALFKVPEVVCYKGSEVSYQIAKRIITLKYISLVNLIMDQEVVTELIQGDCNKKRIKEELQKLLEPSHRNKVLQNYDILEQKLGGVGASKNTAKLIVADLKQTN
- the surE gene encoding 5'/3'-nucleotidase SurE, with protein sequence MKAEKPLILVTNDDGILAPGIRALISVMETIGDVIVVAPDKPQSAMGHAITVNNTLFIDKISKENDTIAEYSCSGTPVDCVKLAVNEILKRKPDLCVSGINHGSNSSINVIYSGTMSAAVEAGIEGIQAIGFSLLDFDWNADFEQIKSFVKKITLETLANKLPPGVVLNVNFPKLKESEIKGIKVCRQAKAYYAQKFDKRQTPFGKDYYWLAGKFVNEDKGEDTDEWALANGYISVVPVQFDLTAHHSIQQLNTWKLND